Proteins encoded in a region of the Sulfurimonas marina genome:
- the uvrA gene encoding excinuclease ABC subunit UvrA, giving the protein MGKKDVIKITGAKENNLKNIDLTIPKNELIVMTGLSGSGKSTLAFDTLYAEGQRRYMESLSSYARQFLDRVGKPDVDKIEGLTPAIAIDQKTTSKNPRSTVGTITEIYDYFRLLYARVGVQHCHKCGKVISQMSASDIIAEVAKLPEGAKLVMLAPLVRENKGSYADLIESLVHKGYVRAMIDGVMVRLDDEIELSKTKKHTIKVVVDRVVVKEDNKDRIASSVEKALKESYGELEIDVLNHKEVDCKEHIHYSEHNACFDCKISFDPLEPLSFSFNSPKGACSECDGLGLRYTLDIEKIIDQDLSIEKGAIKIVYGFNKGYYFTFLKGFCEANEIDITIPYSELETHQQKAILHGTIGEVEFLWKKHKVKRIWPGIVRIAYDMFKDEKELNDYMSEKVCDVCGGHRLKPESLAVKVGEKKIPELLDMPITKTYEWFAAEDNFSYMDKQNEMVAAPILNEIRERLFFLHDVGLGYITLGRDARTISGGEAQRIRIASQIGSGLTGVMYVLDEPSIGLHERDTLKLIKTLRNLQEKGNSVIVVEHDKETIEHADFIVDIGEGAGKFGGSVVFSGTLDKLKKAKTTTADYLFGRKKIEYFYRREQEKFIEIKNVTLNNIQDLSVKIPLNNFVCITGVSGSGKSSLILQTLLPTARELLNHARKVNKVAGVEITGLENVDKVIYLDQSPIGRTPRSNPATYTGVMDEIRNLFAQTKESQIRGYTASRFSFNVKGGRCEKCQGEGEIKIEMHFLPDIMVKCDSCQGHRYNQQTLEVFYKGKTISDVLNMAVDEAYEFFKPIPKIHQKLKTLVDVGLGYITLGQNAVTLSGGEAQRIKLSKELSRKDTGKTLYILDEPTTGLHFADVDRLTGVLHKFVELGNSVLIIEHNLDMIKNADYIVDMGPEGGSGGGEIIDVGTPEELAANYEKSGSYTGKYLEKELLLHK; this is encoded by the coding sequence ATGGGTAAAAAAGATGTTATCAAAATAACAGGTGCAAAAGAGAATAATCTTAAAAATATAGATTTAACAATTCCGAAAAATGAACTGATAGTTATGACAGGGCTTAGTGGAAGTGGTAAATCAACACTCGCTTTTGATACTTTGTATGCAGAGGGGCAGCGCCGCTATATGGAGTCGTTGTCATCATATGCAAGACAGTTCTTAGACAGAGTGGGCAAGCCCGATGTAGATAAGATCGAGGGTTTAACTCCTGCGATCGCAATTGATCAAAAAACAACTTCTAAAAACCCGCGCTCAACAGTTGGAACAATTACGGAGATATACGACTATTTCAGACTTTTATATGCACGTGTAGGGGTACAACACTGTCATAAATGTGGCAAGGTGATCTCTCAGATGTCTGCTTCAGATATCATAGCCGAGGTGGCAAAACTCCCAGAAGGTGCAAAGCTTGTAATGCTTGCACCTCTTGTTCGTGAAAATAAAGGCTCATACGCTGATCTTATCGAATCATTGGTACATAAAGGGTATGTGCGTGCAATGATCGACGGTGTAATGGTAAGACTTGATGATGAGATCGAGCTTTCAAAAACGAAAAAACATACGATCAAGGTTGTAGTGGATCGTGTAGTTGTTAAAGAGGACAACAAAGATCGTATTGCATCGTCTGTAGAAAAAGCACTTAAAGAGAGTTACGGTGAGTTAGAGATCGATGTACTAAACCATAAAGAGGTAGATTGTAAAGAGCATATTCACTACTCTGAACACAATGCATGTTTTGACTGTAAGATCAGTTTTGACCCATTAGAACCACTTAGTTTTTCGTTTAACTCTCCAAAGGGTGCATGTAGCGAATGTGACGGTTTAGGGCTTCGTTACACTTTAGATATTGAGAAAATTATAGATCAGGATTTGAGTATTGAGAAGGGTGCTATTAAGATCGTATACGGTTTTAACAAAGGGTACTACTTTACATTCTTAAAAGGGTTCTGTGAAGCGAATGAGATCGATATCACTATCCCATACTCTGAACTTGAAACGCATCAGCAAAAAGCTATTTTACACGGAACTATCGGTGAAGTGGAATTTTTATGGAAAAAACATAAAGTAAAACGTATCTGGCCGGGAATTGTCCGCATCGCTTACGATATGTTCAAAGATGAGAAAGAACTCAATGATTATATGAGTGAGAAGGTGTGTGATGTTTGTGGCGGACACAGACTTAAACCTGAATCACTAGCGGTAAAAGTGGGTGAGAAAAAGATCCCTGAACTTTTAGATATGCCAATCACCAAAACGTATGAATGGTTTGCCGCAGAGGATAACTTCTCTTACATGGACAAGCAAAATGAGATGGTTGCCGCACCGATCTTAAATGAGATTCGTGAACGTCTTTTCTTTTTACATGATGTTGGACTTGGATATATCACTCTTGGACGTGATGCACGTACGATCTCCGGTGGTGAGGCACAGCGTATTCGTATCGCTTCACAGATCGGCTCAGGTCTGACAGGTGTTATGTATGTACTTGATGAGCCGAGTATCGGTCTGCATGAGCGTGACACGTTAAAACTGATCAAGACCCTTCGAAACCTTCAGGAAAAAGGGAACAGCGTGATCGTGGTTGAACACGATAAAGAGACGATTGAGCATGCCGACTTTATTGTAGATATCGGTGAAGGTGCAGGAAAATTCGGTGGAAGTGTCGTATTCTCAGGGACACTCGATAAGCTAAAAAAAGCAAAAACAACGACTGCTGATTATCTTTTTGGAAGAAAAAAGATCGAGTATTTTTATCGCAGGGAACAAGAGAAGTTTATAGAGATAAAAAATGTAACTCTGAACAATATTCAAGACCTGAGTGTAAAAATCCCTCTTAATAACTTTGTATGTATTACCGGTGTAAGTGGAAGTGGAAAAAGTTCCCTTATTTTACAAACACTTTTACCGACAGCAAGAGAGCTTTTAAACCATGCAAGAAAAGTAAATAAAGTAGCGGGTGTAGAGATCACGGGACTTGAAAATGTAGATAAGGTGATCTACCTCGATCAAAGCCCGATCGGGCGAACTCCGAGATCAAATCCTGCAACTTATACGGGTGTGATGGATGAGATCAGAAATCTTTTTGCACAAACAAAAGAGTCTCAGATCCGCGGTTATACGGCATCAAGATTCTCTTTTAATGTTAAAGGTGGGCGTTGTGAGAAATGTCAGGGTGAGGGTGAGATCAAAATTGAGATGCACTTCTTGCCGGATATTATGGTGAAGTGTGACAGCTGTCAGGGACATAGATACAACCAACAAACTCTGGAAGTATTCTATAAAGGGAAAACTATCTCTGATGTTCTTAATATGGCGGTAGATGAAGCGTATGAGTTTTTCAAACCGATTCCTAAAATTCATCAGAAACTAAAAACACTTGTAGATGTAGGTCTTGGATATATTACACTCGGACAAAATGCGGTAACGCTTTCAGGCGGTGAAGCACAGCGTATCAAACTCTCTAAAGAGTTAAGTAGAAAAGATACGGGAAAAACACTTTATATCTTAGATGAACCGACAACTGGACTGCATTTTGCCGATGTTGACAGACTGACGGGTGTTCTTCATAAATTTGTTGAACTCGGTAATAGCGTGTTAATCATTGAACATAACCTTGATATGATTAAAAATGCCGACTATATTGTAGATATGGGACCTGAAGGTGGTTCAGGCGGTGGAGAGATTATAGATGTCGGAACACCGGAAGAGTTAGCTGCTAATTATGAGAAGTCAGGATCGTATACAGGTAAATATTTAGAAAAAGAGTTGCTTTTACACAAGTAG
- a CDS encoding sulfite exporter TauE/SafE family protein produces MIELLTVGLLTGFLSGFFGIGGGTILVPLLLMLGIDTKTAIGISVVQMVFGSIFGSYINHKKGTLDVAMITFIGLGGFVGASLSGFITAAFSNKTLEVFFLLFATFALVRLFMPVKEAAEPKEVKKSILFIIGIFIGMMSITIGVGGSIMLVPILVGFLHVELKRAISAGLFFVVFSSIAGLISHTLEGHVDFQRGIIIGIISLLGVYIGIHFKDKIEVTLQKKLIVIFYVFVVAYLMKRVFING; encoded by the coding sequence ATGATTGAATTATTGACAGTTGGGCTGCTTACAGGGTTTTTATCCGGGTTTTTTGGTATAGGTGGAGGGACTATTTTGGTCCCTTTGCTTTTAATGCTGGGGATTGATACAAAAACAGCGATCGGTATCTCTGTTGTACAGATGGTTTTTGGATCGATCTTTGGAAGTTACATAAACCATAAAAAAGGTACCCTTGATGTTGCCATGATTACTTTCATAGGCCTTGGTGGCTTTGTTGGTGCTTCACTTAGCGGTTTTATAACGGCAGCATTTAGTAATAAAACTTTAGAAGTTTTTTTCCTACTTTTTGCTACATTTGCACTCGTTAGACTGTTTATGCCTGTAAAAGAGGCCGCAGAACCTAAAGAGGTAAAAAAAAGTATCCTTTTTATTATCGGGATATTTATAGGTATGATGAGTATTACCATCGGTGTAGGCGGTAGTATTATGCTTGTACCTATATTGGTAGGATTCTTGCATGTAGAACTAAAACGTGCAATTTCTGCAGGTTTATTCTTTGTTGTGTTCTCTTCAATAGCGGGGCTTATTTCCCATACGCTTGAAGGACATGTTGATTTTCAAAGAGGTATTATTATAGGTATTATATCCCTGTTAGGTGTGTATATAGGGATACATTTTAAAGATAAAATAGAAGTAACACTACAAAAAAAACTGATAGTTATATTTTACGTATTTGTAGTGGCTTATTTAATGAAGAGAGTGTTTATAAATGGGTAA
- a CDS encoding chemotaxis protein CheX, with protein sequence MLNSIEEAAVNFCIHQIREDHGVKEGITKKRTLIAYIDLDAQDGKKYRAYIASDSGFMQRVSKLFLEEDESDEETLTDMTLETANLIIGSAKVIAEEKSQNPYTINTPYFEKIGEFDLEYDDAKTIQVGDDEITIALKEVNA encoded by the coding sequence ATGTTAAATAGTATTGAAGAAGCAGCGGTAAACTTTTGTATCCATCAAATTCGTGAAGATCATGGGGTAAAAGAGGGTATTACAAAAAAGAGAACACTTATTGCTTACATAGATTTAGATGCTCAAGACGGAAAAAAATATCGAGCATATATCGCATCAGATTCAGGCTTTATGCAAAGAGTTTCAAAACTTTTTCTTGAAGAGGATGAGAGTGATGAAGAGACACTTACAGATATGACATTAGAAACAGCCAACTTAATCATTGGAAGTGCTAAAGTTATAGCTGAAGAAAAAAGTCAAAACCCATATACGATAAATACACCGTATTTTGAAAAAATCGGGGAATTTGATCTTGAATATGACGATGCTAAAACTATTCAAGTCGGCGATGATGAAATAACTATAGCACTTAAGGAAGTCAATGCCTAA
- the fliN gene encoding flagellar motor switch protein FliN gives MPKKPFNNKEDLSWMDYSGILDMEVEFIADLGETDLSLREILKLEKGSIIDLKKPAGESVEAYVNGRILGKGEVMVYEKNLAIRINEVLDSSAVLYYLSKERL, from the coding sequence ATGCCTAAAAAACCTTTTAACAATAAAGAAGACTTATCATGGATGGACTACTCCGGAATTCTCGATATGGAGGTGGAGTTTATAGCTGATCTCGGTGAAACAGACCTCTCACTTAGAGAAATTCTCAAACTTGAAAAAGGTTCTATTATTGATCTTAAAAAACCTGCAGGTGAAAGTGTAGAAGCTTATGTAAACGGTCGTATTTTAGGAAAAGGCGAAGTTATGGTATATGAGAAAAACCTTGCTATCCGTATTAATGAAGTTTTAGATTCATCAGCTGTTTTATACTACTTATCTAAAGAGAGATTATGA
- a CDS encoding sugar phosphorylase, with product MSEALNETKDRLQLIKDALVLIYSGSDAVKAYEKIMDLINKYKKLIEAEPYTLTQKDIILITYGNQIFHEEETALATLKRFLDEYVEDYINTVHILPFYPYSSDDGFSIVNYKGVSPLMGSWRDIKALSKDHRLMFDGVINHISQLSEWFNKYLANHPNYLDFFIELDPSTDLSAVVRPRTIPLLSEYTDDEGKKRSIWTTFSRDQVDLNYANYKVLIKILDVLLFYVQHGASLLRLDAIAFIWKEVGTKCVHLPQTHALIQLMRQVIHEVAPEVLIITETNVPHDENISYFGEGDDEAQMVYNFALPPLLAFSILKGDTTKLTQWAKGLKLPSDKVCFFNFTASHDGVGLRAVSDILTHDEIEFLVESCLAHNGLVSYRAMNGGDEKAPYELNSSYIDILTHPDAEQSLRVKRMMLSQAVTLTMPGVPGIYFHSLVGSESYFEGAKKTRRNRAINREKLNFDNVKEELEDENGLRNSIFKRYKQLISIRINEKAFDPYATFETLELGNDIFAIKHFSRDKSEAIITLYNFSDRTIEIDISDHCDTNLLEIITHKPCTEKMLTIEAYGMLWLKQV from the coding sequence ATGTCAGAAGCATTGAATGAGACGAAAGACAGACTGCAACTCATTAAAGATGCATTGGTTTTAATCTACAGTGGAAGCGATGCGGTAAAAGCATATGAAAAGATTATGGACCTTATCAATAAATATAAAAAACTTATTGAAGCAGAGCCTTATACTTTGACTCAAAAAGATATAATACTTATCACCTACGGTAACCAAATATTTCATGAAGAGGAAACTGCTCTTGCTACATTAAAGAGGTTTTTAGATGAATATGTTGAAGATTATATAAATACTGTACATATCTTGCCGTTTTATCCATATTCAAGCGATGACGGTTTTTCAATAGTAAACTATAAAGGTGTCTCTCCGCTTATGGGTTCATGGAGAGATATTAAAGCTTTGAGTAAAGATCACAGGTTAATGTTTGATGGAGTGATCAACCATATTAGTCAACTGAGTGAATGGTTTAATAAATATCTTGCAAACCATCCAAATTATTTGGACTTTTTTATAGAATTAGACCCCTCTACCGATCTCTCTGCCGTAGTAAGACCTCGAACAATTCCACTGCTTAGTGAATATACAGATGATGAAGGGAAAAAGAGAAGTATCTGGACAACTTTTAGTCGCGATCAGGTTGACCTTAATTATGCGAACTATAAAGTACTCATTAAAATTTTGGATGTACTGCTGTTTTATGTACAACACGGTGCATCCCTCTTACGTCTCGATGCCATAGCCTTTATCTGGAAAGAGGTGGGAACAAAATGTGTCCATCTGCCCCAAACTCATGCATTAATCCAGTTAATGAGACAGGTGATTCATGAAGTTGCTCCAGAGGTATTGATCATCACTGAAACAAATGTACCGCATGATGAGAATATCTCCTATTTCGGTGAAGGGGATGATGAGGCGCAAATGGTATATAACTTTGCATTACCGCCGCTTCTTGCCTTTTCAATATTAAAAGGGGATACGACCAAGCTGACACAATGGGCAAAAGGTTTAAAACTGCCTAGTGACAAAGTTTGCTTCTTTAACTTTACGGCAAGCCATGACGGAGTCGGATTACGTGCAGTAAGTGATATACTGACTCATGATGAGATAGAGTTTTTAGTTGAGTCCTGTTTAGCACATAACGGTTTAGTCTCATACAGAGCGATGAACGGAGGTGATGAAAAAGCACCGTATGAATTAAACAGCAGCTATATAGATATATTGACTCATCCTGATGCTGAACAAAGTCTGCGTGTTAAAAGGATGATGCTCTCTCAAGCTGTAACACTTACAATGCCTGGAGTTCCGGGAATATATTTTCATTCATTGGTTGGTTCTGAGAGCTATTTTGAAGGTGCTAAAAAGACGAGAAGAAATAGAGCCATAAACAGAGAGAAGTTGAACTTTGATAATGTTAAAGAGGAACTGGAAGATGAAAACGGTTTACGCAACAGCATATTTAAAAGATACAAACAGCTGATCTCTATCCGTATCAATGAAAAAGCTTTTGATCCGTATGCTACGTTTGAGACGTTGGAGTTAGGGAATGATATCTTTGCTATAAAACATTTTTCCAGAGATAAAAGTGAAGCTATTATTACGCTGTATAACTTCTCAGATCGTACGATCGAGATAGATATATCAGATCATTGTGATACAAATCTTTTAGAGATTATTACACATAAACCGTGTACTGAAAAGATGCTTACTATTGAAGCATACGGGATGTTGTGGTTAAAACAGGTTTAG
- a CDS encoding glycosyl transferase gives MADFFQNGIITTLQNVSERSLEDIEQELEKFAKRRNMVLLLPALYSEFETPAMQTILNELKGVKYIYKIILGLDAATKEQYEKVKEIMSVLDIPVDILWNDGPEIQALYKEIAEVGFGSLDIKGKGRNVWTMIGHALSDPNAHAFALHDCDIVNYSREIPAKLFYPIVHPALNFEFNKGYYSRVTNKLHGRATRLFYSPLITALRLTYGDCRYLEYMGSFRYALSGEFSFIRTLARSIRISPTWGLEVSTLSEVFDNTSVRRICQTEIMHSYEHKHQELKSEDKENELDGGIAKMAIDIAQTIFRIMSQQGIIFSNESLKTLRATFFHESRKAIGKFDALAKLNGVTYDRKKEIDVVENFEKALERACEEFSVDPLGVPALSAWTSVRSVFPEISESFINSVKS, from the coding sequence ATGGCAGATTTTTTTCAAAACGGGATTATTACGACATTGCAAAATGTTTCAGAGAGAAGTTTAGAGGATATCGAACAAGAGTTGGAAAAGTTTGCTAAACGACGCAATATGGTGTTGTTGTTACCGGCACTTTACTCTGAATTTGAAACACCGGCAATGCAGACTATACTTAATGAACTAAAAGGTGTAAAGTATATCTATAAAATTATTTTAGGACTTGACGCGGCAACAAAAGAGCAGTATGAAAAAGTAAAAGAGATTATGTCTGTTCTTGATATTCCTGTAGATATTTTATGGAATGACGGTCCTGAGATACAAGCTCTCTATAAAGAGATAGCAGAGGTTGGTTTTGGAAGTTTAGATATAAAAGGGAAGGGGAGAAATGTTTGGACAATGATAGGTCACGCTCTCTCAGACCCAAATGCCCATGCTTTTGCTTTACATGACTGCGATATTGTTAACTATTCCCGTGAAATCCCTGCGAAACTATTTTATCCTATTGTACACCCCGCACTAAATTTCGAGTTTAACAAAGGCTACTATTCAAGAGTTACAAATAAGCTTCACGGTAGAGCTACAAGACTTTTCTATTCACCGCTGATAACGGCATTGCGTTTAACTTACGGAGATTGCAGATACTTAGAGTATATGGGAAGTTTCCGTTATGCACTCTCTGGAGAGTTTTCATTTATCAGAACTTTAGCCCGCAGTATCAGAATCTCACCTACATGGGGACTCGAGGTCTCAACACTCAGTGAAGTGTTTGACAATACATCGGTCAGAAGAATTTGTCAGACGGAGATTATGCACAGTTACGAGCATAAGCATCAAGAACTTAAAAGTGAAGATAAAGAGAATGAGCTTGACGGCGGTATAGCAAAAATGGCTATCGATATCGCACAAACTATTTTTAGAATTATGTCGCAACAAGGGATCATTTTTTCTAATGAATCTTTAAAAACATTACGTGCAACATTTTTCCATGAGAGTAGAAAAGCGATAGGTAAGTTTGACGCCTTGGCAAAATTAAACGGTGTAACATACGATCGTAAAAAAGAGATAGATGTTGTTGAAAACTTTGAAAAAGCATTAGAGAGAGCTTGTGAGGAGTTCTCGGTAGATCCTCTTGGAGTTCCGGCACTCTCTGCATGGACAAGTGTACGTTCAGTATTTCCTGAAATATCGGAATCTTTCATTAATAGTGTCAAATCTTAA
- a CDS encoding glycerate kinase type-2 family protein codes for MSSKILLQKIFYKALKNVQAKTIIQKNIAIDENLLHIADQNIPLKSFKNLYIFSVGKAGYDMAKEAEHILGSYIKGGVSVSLKNKKLSYIKTCQSSHPKVSAKSFKCATQMIKELKKLTSDDLFIFFLSGGASAMIEKPIDNLSLEEFQKISDALLVSGVDIKALNTVRKSISAIKGGKLAKVCKAQGYVLVLSDVIGDDLKTIGSAPMLDKRFPHYIIGNNTIALEGAKNYIKNYVEKTKILTTSLDTNSKKGAKYICSEIEKYDKLYDSFCLLIGGETILEVKGDGVGGRNSELALRLLMSKCVTKDISILCAGSDGVDGNSSANGAFVEYELLNKSKKKKLDPKRYLKTNDSATFFQKLGSGFITGLTGTNVMDFVIILKQTKRE; via the coding sequence ATGTCTTCTAAAATACTCTTGCAAAAGATATTTTATAAAGCGCTCAAAAATGTACAAGCTAAAACAATTATACAAAAAAACATTGCAATAGATGAAAACCTTTTACATATAGCAGATCAAAATATTCCCCTTAAATCTTTTAAAAATCTTTATATTTTCAGTGTCGGAAAAGCCGGGTATGATATGGCCAAAGAAGCTGAACATATTCTAGGTTCTTATATAAAAGGGGGAGTTTCCGTCTCTTTAAAAAATAAAAAACTCTCCTATATAAAAACCTGTCAATCCTCCCATCCAAAAGTATCAGCAAAAAGCTTCAAGTGTGCAACACAGATGATAAAGGAACTCAAAAAACTTACAAGTGATGATCTATTTATTTTCTTTTTAAGCGGTGGTGCTTCTGCCATGATCGAAAAACCGATTGATAATTTATCATTGGAGGAGTTTCAAAAGATATCGGACGCTTTACTTGTATCAGGGGTAGATATTAAAGCGCTTAACACTGTGAGAAAATCGATCTCTGCCATTAAGGGCGGAAAGTTGGCAAAGGTGTGTAAGGCACAAGGGTATGTATTGGTTTTAAGTGACGTAATTGGTGATGATCTGAAAACGATTGGTTCAGCCCCTATGTTAGATAAAAGATTCCCACATTATATTATCGGTAACAATACAATAGCTCTAGAGGGTGCAAAGAACTATATAAAAAACTATGTAGAAAAAACAAAGATCTTGACTACGTCTTTAGATACAAATTCTAAAAAGGGAGCGAAGTATATCTGTAGCGAGATAGAAAAGTATGATAAATTGTATGACTCTTTTTGTCTCTTAATCGGAGGAGAGACAATTTTAGAGGTCAAGGGTGACGGAGTCGGCGGACGTAATAGTGAACTGGCACTACGGCTGTTAATGAGTAAGTGTGTGACAAAAGATATCTCAATCTTATGTGCCGGAAGTGATGGAGTAGATGGAAATTCGAGTGCAAATGGAGCATTTGTTGAATATGAGCTTTTGAACAAAAGCAAGAAGAAAAAGCTTGATCCAAAACGCTATCTTAAAACTAATGATAGTGCTACATTTTTTCAAAAACTCGGGTCTGGATTTATTACAGGTTTGACAGGGACAAATGTTATGGATTTTGTAATTATTTTAAAACAAACAAAAAGGGAGTAA